The Bombus fervidus isolate BK054 chromosome 3, iyBomFerv1, whole genome shotgun sequence genome includes a window with the following:
- the Sws gene encoding patatin like phospholipase domain containing sws isoform X2, producing MPTMEVVELFNKCNESLGSYLFSRWIGQLIAEYQISKTLFILIISTLVILLIASIIILRKWKNKEFLPEVKEFVGVGTGKPRFRKRDKVLFYGRKMLRKVKSISGQVHATGQGKKRKAVMRFARRLLQLKKETAPQQLKVLEPPAEYLEEDLGPGEKVPPDALYMLQSIRVFGHFEKPVFLKLCKHTEIMNLPAGSTLFKIGDPDENLFIVQQGLVNVYITGPDGSQISLKLVKTGESVTSLLSFTDVLTGHTSTYKTVSARTVEDSIVVKLPMSAFQEVFQDHPDAFVRVIQVIMVRLQRVTFTALHQYLGLSAELVNQGPHKKKQSPFSGSPVRSRTKETFSTQNIENQSNTTATVSSENDRNEVFHRDISTSSHQSVPIVINRRPKTNLDWKNQNLSPQSGQNTADMVPECDSHWPNSSPITSQQVSQPDVIHTGNSHPNKKRSTTTEPIPQQLDEAQLVQMATEAFVRELGLEDDSILKDGKVQIREVPAGTYLMKEESHKDVALVYVVSGSLIISQRVSEGRDVGQEVHMFSAHQGEIVGGLAVLTGEPSFYTIRAKHSSRIALLTKPTFFAIMREQPTVVLHVAHSVVRRLSPFVRQVDFALDWLFLESGRAVYRQGDESDSTFIVLSGRLRSVITYMNGKKELVAEYGKGDLVGIVEMVTQTPRSTTVMAVRDSELAKLPEGLFNVIKLRYPIVVTRLINLLGHRILGTWQQAHTKNGSSDTQRAAATVDARPAQVNFSTVAIVPVSDDVPLTAFTYELYHSLCAIGPCLRLTSDVVRKTLGSTIMEPANEYRLTSWLAQQEDQHRISLYQCDPTYTLWTQRCVRQADCILIVGLGDKPPSIGRTEREVERLVMRTQKELVLLHKEQSGQRPTNTVQWLNMRSWVSSHHHIQCPKRMFTRRSQYRINELYSKVLMSEPNIHSDFSRLARWLTGTSVGLVLGGGGARGAAHVGMLKAVIEAGIPIDMVGGVSIGAFMGALWCMEKNITTTTQKAREWSKKMTQWWRQIMDLTYPVTSMFSGKDFNSTIQTTFGDTYIEDLWLPYFTITTDITDSCMRTHTHGLLWRYIRASMTIAGVFPPICDPLDGHLLVDGCYVNNVPADEMLRQGAHHILAIDVGSQDDTDLTNYGDSLSGWWLLWKRWNPFATPVKVPNLPDIQSRLAYVSCVRQLEEVKNSDYCEYIRPPIDKYKTLQFANFDEIKDVGYQHGKTYFEVQLKAGVLPRFNADRENARALRAKHQAANQQTVSSYTFTDLAQMVCKVSRGSIYVDLEIDSDTDELEEYEADLEEDAQEVGYASEPTAGILDQSPDENRLRRRTGVSLSLSDTEAESELDYHTKIF from the exons ATGCCCACTATGGAG gtGGTAGAACTATTCAATAAATGTAATGAAAGTCTAGgttcttatttattttcaagatGGATTGGCCAGTTAATTGCAGAATACCAAATATCAAAAACTCTGTTTATACTCATAATATCAACTcttgtaattttattgattGCATCTATAATTATTCTTCGAAAATGGAAAAACAAAGAATTCCTCCCAGAAGTGAAAGAATTTGTTGGAGTAGGTACAGGCAAGCCCAGATTCAGAAAAAGAGACAAGGTACTCTTTTatggaagaaaaatgttgCGCAAAGTGAAATCCATCAGTGGACAAGTACATGCAACTGgacaaggaaagaaaagaaaggctGTTATGAGATTTGCACGAAGACTTTTGCAACTTAAAAAAGAGACAGCGCCACAACAactaaaa gtTTTAGAACCACCTGCTGAATATTTAGAAGAAGATTTAGGTCCTGGAGAGAAAGTACCACCTGATGCTTTATATATGTTACAAAGTATCAGAGTATTTGGTCATTTTGAAAAACCagtatttcttaaattatgcAAGCATAcagaaattatgaatttacCAGCTGGGAGcactttatttaaaattggaGATCcagatgaaaatttatttatcgtacaGCAAGGCTTAGTTAATGTTTATATCACAGGACCTGATGGTTCTCAAATATCACTAAAGCTAGTAAAAACTGGAGAATCAGTAACTAGTCTTCTTAGCTTCACAGATGTACTTACCGGGCATACAAGTACCTATAAAACAGTATCAGCCAGAACTGTGGAGGATTCTATTGTAGTCAAGCTACCAATGAGTGCATTTCAAGAG GTTTTTCAAGATCATCCTGATGCATTTGTTCGAGTTATCCAGGTCATTATGGTCCGTCTTCAAAGAGTCACTTTCACTGCTTTACATCAATATCTTGGATTATCTGCAGAATTAGTTAATCAAGGACcacataaaaagaaacaaagccCATTTTCTGGATCTCCAGTTAGATCAAGAActaaagaaacattttctacccaaaatatagaaaatcaaTCCAATACAACTGCAACTGTCTCATCAGAAAATGATAGAAATGAAGTGTTTCATCGCGACATTTCTACAAGTAGTCATCAAAGTGTGCCTATAGTTATAAATCGACG GCCAAAAACTAATCTTGATtggaaaaatcaaaatttaagtCCACAATCAGGTCAGAATACAGCAGATATGGTACCAGAATGTGATTCTCATTGGCCAAATTCTTCGCCTATAACATCACAACAAGTATCACAACCAGATGTAATACACACGGGAAATTCACATCCAAACAAAAAGAGGTCTACTACCACTGAACCAATACCACAACAACTCGATGAAGCACAGCTTGTGCAAATGGCTACCGAAGCATTTGTTCGGGAACTTGGCTTAGAAGATGATTCAATACTCAAAGATGGTAAAGTTCAAATCAGAGAAGTACCAGCTGGAACATACTTAATGAAGGAAGAATCTCATAAG GATGTTGCGCTTGTTTATGTTGTATCTGGTTCGTTAATAATCAGTCAACGCGTTTCAGAAGGTAGAGATGTAGGTCAAGAAGTTCATATGTTTAGCGCTCATCAAGGCGAGATTGTTGGTGGTCTAGCTGTATTGACTGGAGAACCTTCTTTTTATACCATTAGAGCAAAGCATTCTAGTCGCATAGCACTTCTTACTAAACCAACATTTTTCGCTATTATGCGAGAACAACCAACTGTTGTGTTACATGTTGCTCATTCAGTTGTTCGAAGACTTAGTCCCTTCGTAAGACAG GTTGATTTTGCACTTGACTGGCTATTTCTCGAAAGTGGGAGAGCAGTGTATCGACAAGGAGATGAATCAGATTCAACATTTATTGTGTTAAGTGGTCGACTTCGATCGGTAATCACATATATGAATGGGAAAAAAGAACTCGTTGCAGAATATGGAAAAGGCGATCTCGTTGGTATTGTAGAAATGGTTACACAAACACCACGATCAACAACAGTAATGGCAGTACGAGATTCTGAATTAGCGAAACTTCCGGAGGGACtatttaatgttataaaacTTCGTTATCCAATAGTAGTTACAAGACTTATAAATTTACTTGGACATCGTATACTTGGCACCTGGCAACAAGCGCACACAAAGAATGGCAGTAGTGATACACA ACGGGCCGCTGCAACAGTCGATGCAAGACCAGCTCAAGTAAATTTCTCAACTGTTGCAATAGTCCCGGTATCCGACGATGTCCCATTAACAGCATTTACGTATGAACTTTATCACTCGTTATGTGCAATTGGGCCATGTTTACGCCTTACTTCTGATGTGGTTCGAAAA ACGTTAGGTAGCACCATAATGGAACCTGCAAATGAATACCGTCTAACATCATGGCTTGCGCAGCAAGAGGATCAACACCGAATTTCATTATACCAATGCGATCCAACGTACACGTTGTGGACCCAACGATGTGTTCGACAAGCCGACTGTATTCTTATTGTAGGTTTAGGAGATAAACCTCCATCCATAGGCAGAACTGAACGTGAAGTCGAACGTTTAGTAATGAGAACGCAAAAAGAATTAGTACTTTTGCATAAAGAACAAAGTGGACAACGACCTACCAATACAGTGCAGTGGTTGAATATGAGATCTTGGGTTTCTAGTCATCATCACATTCAATGTCCTAAACGGATGTTTACAAGAAGATCTCAGTATAGAATT aATGAGCTGTATTCCAAAGTTCTGATGTCCGAGCCAAATATACATAGTGATTTCAGTAGGCTTGCTCGTTGGTTAACTGGAACTTCCGTTGGGCTTGTTCTTGGAGGTGGAGGTGCTAGAGGTGCAGCCCATGTAGGGATGCTTAAAGCAGTTATCGAAGCCGGTATACCTATAGACATGGTTGGTGGAGTTAGTATTGGAGCGTTTATGGGTGCTTTATGGTGtatggaaaaaaatataacaacaaCGACCCAGAAAGCTCGTGAATGGTCTAAa aaaatgaCACAATGGTGGAGACAAATAATGGATTTAACATATCCAGTAACATCCATGTTTTCTGGAAAAGACTTCAACAGCACAATTCAAACAACATTTGGTGATACGTACATAGAAGATTTATGGTTAccatattttacaataacCACAGACATCACTGATTCTTGTATGCGCACTCATACACACG GTTTACTATGGAGATACATTCGAGCCAGTATGACCATTGCGGGGGTCTTTCCTCCTATTTGCGACCCTCTTGACGGGCATCTTTTGGTCGATGGGTGTTATGTTAATAACGTGCCAG CTGACGAAATGTTGAGGCAAGGAGCACATCATATTTTGGCCATTGACGTTGGATCACAAGATGATACGGATTTAACAAATTATGGAGATTCTTTATCTGGTTGGTGGTTATTGTGGAAACGATGGAATCCTTTCGCAACGCCTGTCAAAGTTCCGAATTTACCCGACATACAATCGAGATTAGCATACGTGAGTTGTGTACGACAATTGGAGGAAGTTAAAAACTCAGATTATTGCGAATATATCAGGCCAccaatagataaatataaaactctTCAATTCGCTAATTTTGATGAGATTAAAGATGTCGGATATCAACACG GAAAAACTTATTTTGAAGTACAATTGAAAGCTGGGGTTTTACCACGTTTTAATGCAGATAGAGAAAATGCCCGTGCATTACGAGCAAAACACCAAGCGGCAAACCAGCAAACAGTATCTTCTTATACCTTCACAGACTTAGCTCAAATGGTGTGTAAAGTCTCCAGAGGAAGTATATATGTAGATTTGGAAATTGATTCTGATACCGATGAATTAGAGGAATACGAGGCAGATCTAGAAGAAGATGCACAAGAAGTAGGATATGCCTCTGAACCCACTGCTGGTATTCTAGATCAG AGCCCTGACGAAAATCGTCTGCGACGAAGAACTGGCGTTTCCTTAAGTCTGTCTGACACGGAAGCAGAATCAGAATTAGATTATCAtaccaaaatattttaa
- the Sws gene encoding patatin like phospholipase domain containing sws isoform X1, translating into MPTMEVVELFNKCNESLGSYLFSRWIGQLIAEYQISKTLFILIISTLVILLIASIIILRKWKNKEFLPEVKEFVGVGTGKPRFRKRDKVLFYGRKMLRKVKSISGQVHATGQGKKRKAVMRFARRLLQLKKETAPQQLKVLEPPAEYLEEDLGPGEKVPPDALYMLQSIRVFGHFEKPVFLKLCKHTEIMNLPAGSTLFKIGDPDENLFIVQQGLVNVYITGPDGSQISLKLVKTGESVTSLLSFTDVLTGHTSTYKTVSARTVEDSIVVKLPMSAFQEVFQDHPDAFVRVIQVIMVRLQRVTFTALHQYLGLSAELVNQGPHKKKQSPFSGSPVRSRTKETFSTQNIENQSNTTATVSSENDRNEVFHRDISTSSHQSVPIVINRRPKTNLDWKNQNLSPQSGQNTADMVPECDSHWPNSSPITSQQVSQPDVIHTGNSHPNKKRSTTTEPIPQQLDEAQLVQMATEAFVRELGLEDDSILKDGKVQIREVPAGTYLMKEESHKDVALVYVVSGSLIISQRVSEGRDVGQEVHMFSAHQGEIVGGLAVLTGEPSFYTIRAKHSSRIALLTKPTFFAIMREQPTVVLHVAHSVVRRLSPFVRQVDFALDWLFLESGRAVYRQGDESDSTFIVLSGRLRSVITYMNGKKELVAEYGKGDLVGIVEMVTQTPRSTTVMAVRDSELAKLPEGLFNVIKLRYPIVVTRLINLLGHRILGTWQQAHTKNGSSDTQRAAATVDARPAQVNFSTVAIVPVSDDVPLTAFTYELYHSLCAIGPCLRLTSDVVRKTLGSTIMEPANEYRLTSWLAQQEDQHRISLYQCDPTYTLWTQRCVRQADCILIVGLGDKPPSIGRTEREVERLVMRTQKELVLLHKEQSGQRPTNTVQWLNMRSWVSSHHHIQCPKRMFTRRSQYRINELYSKVLMSEPNIHSDFSRLARWLTGTSVGLVLGGGGARGAAHVGMLKAVIEAGIPIDMVGGVSIGAFMGALWCMEKNITTTTQKAREWSKKMTQWWRQIMDLTYPVTSMFSGKDFNSTIQTTFGDTYIEDLWLPYFTITTDITDSCMRTHTHGSLWRYIRASMSLSGYMPPMCDPVDGHLLLDGGYVNNLPADEMLRQGAHHILAIDVGSQDDTDLTNYGDSLSGWWLLWKRWNPFATPVKVPNLPDIQSRLAYVSCVRQLEEVKNSDYCEYIRPPIDKYKTLQFANFDEIKDVGYQHGKTYFEVQLKAGVLPRFNADRENARALRAKHQAANQQTVSSYTFTDLAQMVCKVSRGSIYVDLEIDSDTDELEEYEADLEEDAQEVGYASEPTAGILDQSPDENRLRRRTGVSLSLSDTEAESELDYHTKIF; encoded by the exons ATGCCCACTATGGAG gtGGTAGAACTATTCAATAAATGTAATGAAAGTCTAGgttcttatttattttcaagatGGATTGGCCAGTTAATTGCAGAATACCAAATATCAAAAACTCTGTTTATACTCATAATATCAACTcttgtaattttattgattGCATCTATAATTATTCTTCGAAAATGGAAAAACAAAGAATTCCTCCCAGAAGTGAAAGAATTTGTTGGAGTAGGTACAGGCAAGCCCAGATTCAGAAAAAGAGACAAGGTACTCTTTTatggaagaaaaatgttgCGCAAAGTGAAATCCATCAGTGGACAAGTACATGCAACTGgacaaggaaagaaaagaaaggctGTTATGAGATTTGCACGAAGACTTTTGCAACTTAAAAAAGAGACAGCGCCACAACAactaaaa gtTTTAGAACCACCTGCTGAATATTTAGAAGAAGATTTAGGTCCTGGAGAGAAAGTACCACCTGATGCTTTATATATGTTACAAAGTATCAGAGTATTTGGTCATTTTGAAAAACCagtatttcttaaattatgcAAGCATAcagaaattatgaatttacCAGCTGGGAGcactttatttaaaattggaGATCcagatgaaaatttatttatcgtacaGCAAGGCTTAGTTAATGTTTATATCACAGGACCTGATGGTTCTCAAATATCACTAAAGCTAGTAAAAACTGGAGAATCAGTAACTAGTCTTCTTAGCTTCACAGATGTACTTACCGGGCATACAAGTACCTATAAAACAGTATCAGCCAGAACTGTGGAGGATTCTATTGTAGTCAAGCTACCAATGAGTGCATTTCAAGAG GTTTTTCAAGATCATCCTGATGCATTTGTTCGAGTTATCCAGGTCATTATGGTCCGTCTTCAAAGAGTCACTTTCACTGCTTTACATCAATATCTTGGATTATCTGCAGAATTAGTTAATCAAGGACcacataaaaagaaacaaagccCATTTTCTGGATCTCCAGTTAGATCAAGAActaaagaaacattttctacccaaaatatagaaaatcaaTCCAATACAACTGCAACTGTCTCATCAGAAAATGATAGAAATGAAGTGTTTCATCGCGACATTTCTACAAGTAGTCATCAAAGTGTGCCTATAGTTATAAATCGACG GCCAAAAACTAATCTTGATtggaaaaatcaaaatttaagtCCACAATCAGGTCAGAATACAGCAGATATGGTACCAGAATGTGATTCTCATTGGCCAAATTCTTCGCCTATAACATCACAACAAGTATCACAACCAGATGTAATACACACGGGAAATTCACATCCAAACAAAAAGAGGTCTACTACCACTGAACCAATACCACAACAACTCGATGAAGCACAGCTTGTGCAAATGGCTACCGAAGCATTTGTTCGGGAACTTGGCTTAGAAGATGATTCAATACTCAAAGATGGTAAAGTTCAAATCAGAGAAGTACCAGCTGGAACATACTTAATGAAGGAAGAATCTCATAAG GATGTTGCGCTTGTTTATGTTGTATCTGGTTCGTTAATAATCAGTCAACGCGTTTCAGAAGGTAGAGATGTAGGTCAAGAAGTTCATATGTTTAGCGCTCATCAAGGCGAGATTGTTGGTGGTCTAGCTGTATTGACTGGAGAACCTTCTTTTTATACCATTAGAGCAAAGCATTCTAGTCGCATAGCACTTCTTACTAAACCAACATTTTTCGCTATTATGCGAGAACAACCAACTGTTGTGTTACATGTTGCTCATTCAGTTGTTCGAAGACTTAGTCCCTTCGTAAGACAG GTTGATTTTGCACTTGACTGGCTATTTCTCGAAAGTGGGAGAGCAGTGTATCGACAAGGAGATGAATCAGATTCAACATTTATTGTGTTAAGTGGTCGACTTCGATCGGTAATCACATATATGAATGGGAAAAAAGAACTCGTTGCAGAATATGGAAAAGGCGATCTCGTTGGTATTGTAGAAATGGTTACACAAACACCACGATCAACAACAGTAATGGCAGTACGAGATTCTGAATTAGCGAAACTTCCGGAGGGACtatttaatgttataaaacTTCGTTATCCAATAGTAGTTACAAGACTTATAAATTTACTTGGACATCGTATACTTGGCACCTGGCAACAAGCGCACACAAAGAATGGCAGTAGTGATACACA ACGGGCCGCTGCAACAGTCGATGCAAGACCAGCTCAAGTAAATTTCTCAACTGTTGCAATAGTCCCGGTATCCGACGATGTCCCATTAACAGCATTTACGTATGAACTTTATCACTCGTTATGTGCAATTGGGCCATGTTTACGCCTTACTTCTGATGTGGTTCGAAAA ACGTTAGGTAGCACCATAATGGAACCTGCAAATGAATACCGTCTAACATCATGGCTTGCGCAGCAAGAGGATCAACACCGAATTTCATTATACCAATGCGATCCAACGTACACGTTGTGGACCCAACGATGTGTTCGACAAGCCGACTGTATTCTTATTGTAGGTTTAGGAGATAAACCTCCATCCATAGGCAGAACTGAACGTGAAGTCGAACGTTTAGTAATGAGAACGCAAAAAGAATTAGTACTTTTGCATAAAGAACAAAGTGGACAACGACCTACCAATACAGTGCAGTGGTTGAATATGAGATCTTGGGTTTCTAGTCATCATCACATTCAATGTCCTAAACGGATGTTTACAAGAAGATCTCAGTATAGAATT aATGAGCTGTATTCCAAAGTTCTGATGTCCGAGCCAAATATACATAGTGATTTCAGTAGGCTTGCTCGTTGGTTAACTGGAACTTCCGTTGGGCTTGTTCTTGGAGGTGGAGGTGCTAGAGGTGCAGCCCATGTAGGGATGCTTAAAGCAGTTATCGAAGCCGGTATACCTATAGACATGGTTGGTGGAGTTAGTATTGGAGCGTTTATGGGTGCTTTATGGTGtatggaaaaaaatataacaacaaCGACCCAGAAAGCTCGTGAATGGTCTAAa aaaatgaCACAATGGTGGAGACAAATAATGGATTTAACATATCCAGTAACATCCATGTTTTCTGGAAAAGACTTCAACAGCACAATTCAAACAACATTTGGTGATACGTACATAGAAGATTTATGGTTAccatattttacaataacCACAGACATCACTGATTCTTGTATGCGCACTCATACACACG GATCGCTGTGGCGGTACATTCGGGCTTCGATGTCTTTGTCTGGTTATATGCCACCCATGTGTGACCCAGTTGACGGCCATCTCCTGCTCGACGGCGGGTACGTCAATAACCTTCCAG CTGACGAAATGTTGAGGCAAGGAGCACATCATATTTTGGCCATTGACGTTGGATCACAAGATGATACGGATTTAACAAATTATGGAGATTCTTTATCTGGTTGGTGGTTATTGTGGAAACGATGGAATCCTTTCGCAACGCCTGTCAAAGTTCCGAATTTACCCGACATACAATCGAGATTAGCATACGTGAGTTGTGTACGACAATTGGAGGAAGTTAAAAACTCAGATTATTGCGAATATATCAGGCCAccaatagataaatataaaactctTCAATTCGCTAATTTTGATGAGATTAAAGATGTCGGATATCAACACG GAAAAACTTATTTTGAAGTACAATTGAAAGCTGGGGTTTTACCACGTTTTAATGCAGATAGAGAAAATGCCCGTGCATTACGAGCAAAACACCAAGCGGCAAACCAGCAAACAGTATCTTCTTATACCTTCACAGACTTAGCTCAAATGGTGTGTAAAGTCTCCAGAGGAAGTATATATGTAGATTTGGAAATTGATTCTGATACCGATGAATTAGAGGAATACGAGGCAGATCTAGAAGAAGATGCACAAGAAGTAGGATATGCCTCTGAACCCACTGCTGGTATTCTAGATCAG AGCCCTGACGAAAATCGTCTGCGACGAAGAACTGGCGTTTCCTTAAGTCTGTCTGACACGGAAGCAGAATCAGAATTAGATTATCAtaccaaaatattttaa